A part of Deinococcus aerolatus genomic DNA contains:
- a CDS encoding metal ABC transporter substrate-binding protein, with amino-acid sequence MIRSPRNLFLAGLLAVAGTAQAAAAGEKKTVLTTFTILADMAKNVAGNRLNVVSITKPGAEIHGYQFTPSDLVNARGAALILNNGLGLELWFEKFTRQLGKVPSVTLTDGIKPVSISADAYKGKPNPHAWMSPKNALIYVENIRKAFVKLDPAGTRVFNANAKAYSDQIRAVDARLKTQLATLPRNQRALVTCEGAFSYLTRDYGLSEHYLWPVNAEEGQGTPRQIKGVIDVVRAEKIPAVFCESTVPTRGMQQVAKEAGARFGGVLYVDSLTDAKGPVPTYLKLLQKDADTILKGLGGQK; translated from the coding sequence ATGATCCGCTCACCGAGAAACCTGTTTTTGGCTGGCCTTCTCGCTGTTGCAGGTACGGCCCAGGCCGCCGCAGCCGGAGAGAAGAAGACCGTTCTGACCACCTTCACCATCCTGGCCGACATGGCCAAGAACGTCGCGGGCAACCGCCTGAACGTCGTGTCCATCACCAAGCCCGGCGCCGAGATTCACGGCTACCAGTTCACGCCCAGCGACCTCGTGAACGCACGCGGGGCGGCCCTGATCCTGAACAACGGACTGGGACTGGAACTGTGGTTCGAGAAGTTCACGCGGCAGCTGGGCAAGGTGCCCAGCGTCACGCTGACCGACGGCATCAAACCCGTGAGCATCAGCGCCGACGCCTACAAGGGCAAGCCCAACCCGCACGCGTGGATGTCGCCTAAAAACGCCCTGATCTATGTGGAGAACATCCGCAAGGCGTTCGTGAAGCTCGATCCCGCCGGGACCAGGGTTTTCAACGCCAACGCGAAGGCGTACAGCGATCAGATTCGCGCGGTGGACGCCCGGCTCAAGACCCAGCTGGCCACCCTGCCCAGAAATCAGCGGGCGCTGGTGACCTGCGAGGGAGCCTTTTCCTACCTGACGCGCGATTACGGCCTGTCCGAGCATTACCTGTGGCCGGTCAACGCGGAAGAGGGCCAGGGCACGCCCCGGCAGATCAAGGGCGTGATCGACGTGGTGCGTGCCGAGAAAATTCCGGCCGTGTTCTGTGAGAGCACCGTGCCGACGCGCGGCATGCAACAGGTGGCCAAAGAGGCCGGGGCCCGGTTTGGCGGCGTGCTGTACGTGGACTCGCTGACGGACGCCAAGGGGCCGGTGCCCACCTACCTCAAGCTGCTGCAAAAGGACGCCGACACCATTCTGAAGGGCCTGGGCGGGCAGAAATGA
- a CDS encoding metal ABC transporter ATP-binding protein, whose translation MIALDVQDVSVAYGGGRLALRQASLQVGVGSVCGLVGMNGSGKSTLFKTVMGFLPPLRGSVQVFGQPVIRAQKAGLIAYVPQSEDVDWNFPVSVREVVMMGRQGKMNWLRRPGAADHTLVNESLERVGMGAFADRQIGELSGGQRKRAFLARALAQEGRLLLLDEPFGGVDVGTSEAIIALMGELRREGRSMLVSTHDLGTLETFCDEVALIADRTVLLYGPTDEVLTAGNLAHTFGGRSPLHASPTPKLEARP comes from the coding sequence ATGATCGCGCTGGACGTTCAGGACGTGAGCGTGGCCTACGGCGGCGGACGGCTGGCGCTGCGGCAGGCCAGCCTGCAGGTGGGGGTCGGCAGCGTGTGCGGCCTGGTGGGCATGAACGGCTCGGGCAAGAGCACGCTGTTCAAGACCGTGATGGGCTTTCTGCCGCCCCTGCGCGGCAGCGTACAGGTGTTCGGGCAGCCGGTGATCCGCGCCCAGAAGGCCGGGCTGATCGCCTACGTGCCGCAGAGCGAGGACGTGGACTGGAACTTCCCGGTCAGCGTGCGCGAGGTGGTCATGATGGGCCGCCAGGGCAAGATGAACTGGCTGCGCCGTCCGGGCGCCGCCGACCACACGCTGGTCAATGAAAGTCTGGAGCGCGTGGGCATGGGTGCCTTCGCCGACCGTCAGATCGGAGAACTCAGCGGCGGACAGCGCAAACGCGCCTTCCTGGCCCGCGCCCTGGCGCAGGAGGGCCGCCTGCTGCTGCTGGACGAGCCGTTTGGTGGGGTGGACGTGGGCACCAGCGAGGCGATCATCGCGCTGATGGGCGAGTTGCGCCGCGAGGGCCGCTCGATGCTGGTCAGCACCCATGACCTGGGCACGCTGGAGACCTTCTGCGACGAGGTGGCCCTGATTGCCGACCGCACCGTGCTGCTGTACGGCCCCACTGACGAGGTACTGACCGCCGGGAATCTGGCCCATACCTTCGGGGGCCGCTCGCCGCTGCACGCGTCCCCCACCCCCAAACTGGAGGCCCGCCCATGA
- a CDS encoding metal ABC transporter permease gives MNLELLLAPLQYDFMTRALLVSALVGTVCAVLSCFVILKGWSLMGDAVSHAVLPGVVISYLLGLPFVIGAFAFGLLSVSAIGFIQSRSRVKEDTVIGVVFTALFALGLVMISKISSDVHLSHILFGDVLGIGDSELWQTVIAGAIALVVTLMLRKDLLLYVFDPTHARSIGLNTGVLNYVLLTMLALTIVTALQTVGVILVVAMLITPGATAYLLTDRFSKMLWIAVACGILSAVIGTYGSYFLDGATGACIVLVQSFFFLLAFVFAPKHGQLARRRQQLAEREDELGEGGPTATPRTVLTRVRNSGKEPARD, from the coding sequence ATGAACTTGGAACTGCTGCTGGCCCCGCTGCAATACGACTTCATGACCCGCGCCCTACTGGTCAGCGCCCTGGTGGGCACGGTCTGCGCGGTGCTGTCCTGCTTCGTGATCCTCAAGGGCTGGTCCCTGATGGGCGACGCCGTATCGCACGCGGTGCTGCCCGGCGTCGTGATCTCGTACCTGCTGGGCCTGCCATTCGTGATCGGGGCCTTTGCGTTCGGGCTGCTGAGCGTCAGCGCCATCGGCTTTATCCAGTCGCGCTCGCGCGTCAAGGAGGACACGGTGATCGGGGTGGTGTTCACGGCCCTGTTCGCGCTGGGACTGGTGATGATCTCCAAGATTTCCAGCGACGTCCACCTGAGCCACATCCTGTTCGGGGACGTGCTGGGCATCGGCGACTCGGAGCTGTGGCAGACGGTGATTGCCGGGGCCATCGCGCTGGTGGTCACGCTGATGCTGCGCAAGGACCTGCTGCTGTACGTGTTTGACCCCACCCACGCCCGCTCGATTGGCCTGAACACCGGCGTGCTGAACTACGTGCTGCTCACCATGCTGGCCCTGACCATCGTCACCGCCCTGCAGACCGTGGGCGTGATTCTGGTGGTTGCCATGCTGATCACGCCGGGGGCCACCGCCTACCTGCTGACCGACAGGTTCTCGAAGATGCTGTGGATTGCCGTGGCCTGCGGGATTCTGTCTGCCGTCATCGGCACCTACGGCAGCTACTTTCTGGACGGCGCGACGGGCGCATGCATCGTGCTGGTGCAGAGCTTCTTTTTCCTGCTGGCCTTTGTCTTCGCGCCCAAGCACGGGCAGCTGGCCCGCCGCCGTCAGCAGCTGGCCGAACGCGAGGACGAGCTGGGCGAGGGTGGCCCCACCGCCACGCCGCGCACGGTCCTGACGCGGGTCCGGAACTCTGGCAAGGAGCCGGCCCGCGACTGA
- a CDS encoding ABC transporter permease, with the protein MRNALLIAELSLREAVRKRLVSVLLILSVLFIGFYLFGIYRLELNLDERAVDAGLDGRSTSGLSNLPVMYAAMFGMYLVYFLGALMAVLSTVGAVSGDIENGVMQSVIARPISRAQLVLGRWIGFTTVNVGYVALLGAALLIGVYAITGYLPPSPLPALGLILLAVTLLTALTVLGSTLFTTLANGIGVFVLYGAGFTGGILSAIGTLSDTPILTTLGSVANVVMPTNALWLGASYLLQPPVLLELSTAARGANPFFGSDPIAPALALWAAVLAALAVAAAMWRFSRRDL; encoded by the coding sequence GTGCGTAACGCCCTGCTGATCGCCGAACTGTCGTTGCGCGAGGCCGTCCGCAAGCGGCTGGTCAGCGTCCTGCTGATCCTGAGCGTGCTGTTCATCGGGTTCTACCTGTTCGGCATTTACCGCCTGGAGCTGAATCTGGACGAGCGGGCGGTGGACGCCGGGCTGGACGGACGCAGCACCTCCGGACTGTCGAACCTGCCGGTGATGTACGCGGCCATGTTCGGCATGTATCTGGTGTACTTCCTGGGAGCGTTGATGGCGGTGCTGTCCACCGTGGGCGCGGTCAGCGGCGACATCGAGAACGGCGTGATGCAGAGCGTGATCGCCCGCCCGATCAGCCGCGCACAACTGGTGCTGGGGCGCTGGATCGGCTTCACGACTGTGAACGTGGGGTACGTGGCCCTGCTGGGCGCCGCGCTCCTGATCGGCGTGTACGCCATCACCGGCTACCTGCCGCCCTCGCCGCTGCCGGCCCTGGGCCTGATCCTGCTGGCCGTGACGCTGCTGACCGCCCTGACGGTGCTGGGCAGCACGCTGTTTACCACGCTGGCCAACGGCATCGGCGTGTTTGTGTTGTACGGGGCGGGCTTTACTGGCGGCATCCTGAGCGCCATCGGTACCCTCTCGGACACGCCCATCCTGACCACGCTGGGGAGTGTCGCCAACGTGGTGATGCCCACCAACGCGCTGTGGCTGGGGGCCAGTTACCTGCTGCAACCCCCGGTGCTGCTGGAGCTGAGCACGGCGGCGCGCGGGGCCAATCCATTTTTCGGCTCGGACCCGATTGCGCCGGCCCTGGCCCTGTGGGCCGCCGTGCTGGCCGCTCTGGCCGTGGCGGCGGCGATGTGGCGCTTCAGTCGGCGGGACCTGTAG
- a CDS encoding ABC transporter ATP-binding protein: MSAPPPRIIETQDLRKEYRGRAVVDGLNLRVLPGEVFGFLGPNGAGKSTTVKMLLGLVLPTSGQMRVLGGSPADPAVRAKLGFLPEQFRFQTWMTAEEFLNFHGRLAGMKADELRARVPQVLKTVGLDGRGQESLGGYSKGMLQRCGLAGAILARPELVFLDEPTSALDPIGRVEVREIIEGLRADGVAVFLNSHLLSEVEQVCDRVAFVKEGRVLQQGSMQELMGGVIPVGIRVDAIKPGLLDALARLGEVRHTDTQTPGRAEIELWLPEADAVPAVADAIFASGARLHALTPRRPDLETMFLDLIEDRPAPASNAAPEAARA; this comes from the coding sequence ATGAGCGCTCCCCCCCCTCGCATCATCGAAACGCAGGACCTCCGCAAGGAGTACCGGGGTCGCGCGGTGGTGGACGGACTGAACCTGCGTGTGCTGCCCGGCGAGGTCTTCGGCTTCCTGGGGCCGAACGGTGCGGGCAAGAGCACCACCGTCAAGATGCTGCTGGGGCTGGTGCTGCCCACCAGCGGCCAGATGCGCGTGCTGGGCGGCTCGCCGGCCGATCCCGCCGTGCGCGCGAAACTGGGTTTCCTGCCCGAGCAGTTCCGCTTTCAAACCTGGATGACCGCCGAGGAATTCCTGAACTTTCATGGGCGGCTGGCCGGAATGAAGGCGGATGAACTGCGCGCCCGCGTTCCCCAGGTGCTGAAAACCGTGGGGCTGGACGGGCGCGGCCAGGAGTCGCTGGGCGGCTACAGCAAGGGCATGTTGCAGCGCTGCGGGCTGGCCGGGGCGATCCTGGCGCGGCCCGAACTGGTGTTTCTAGACGAGCCGACCAGCGCCCTGGACCCGATTGGCCGCGTGGAGGTCCGCGAGATCATTGAGGGCCTGCGCGCCGACGGCGTGGCCGTCTTCCTGAACTCCCACCTGCTCTCGGAGGTGGAACAGGTGTGTGACCGCGTGGCCTTCGTCAAGGAGGGCCGGGTGCTGCAGCAGGGCAGCATGCAGGAGCTGATGGGCGGCGTGATTCCGGTGGGCATCCGGGTAGACGCCATCAAGCCTGGACTGCTGGACGCCCTGGCCCGGTTGGGCGAGGTCCGCCACACCGACACCCAGACCCCCGGACGTGCCGAGATCGAACTGTGGCTGCCGGAGGCGGACGCGGTGCCCGCGGTGGCCGACGCCATCTTTGCGTCCGGCGCACGTCTGCATGCCCTGACCCCGCGCCGCCCAGACCTGGAAACGATGTTCCTGGACCTGATCGAGGACCGGCCCGCTCCCGCGTCCAACGCTGCCCCGGAGGCCGCCCGTGCGTAA
- a CDS encoding prephenate dehydrogenase, whose product MPEPHLPNAPVTPAPLFRTAVVAGVGLIGGSVAMGLRQRFLAQRVIGLDASMDVLREAEALGLVDEVRPSAGEWLRGADLVILAAPMRALIPLAGELAPFLNPAALVTDVGSVKGGIAAEMERLGVRNFVAGHPMAGSERGGVTHANAALLENAVWVLTPTEQTPLTALSRARTLVEGLGAAPVVMPPDAHDALVATVSHLPYLASLALTHMVARDERLSLLAAGGFRDLTRVASGDPRMSRDMVVENKAALREALRRFRFQLDRLEADLEDPEELLAAAHEGKRTRDSLPVVRRSLLPQKYDLVVAVPDRPNQIGLVTQTLGAAGVNIKDIEVLAIREEGGALRLGLESTDAVAQATSILRGVGLEVRGRG is encoded by the coding sequence ATGCCCGAGCCACACCTGCCCAACGCGCCCGTGACCCCCGCGCCGCTGTTCAGGACGGCGGTGGTGGCCGGGGTGGGGCTGATCGGCGGCAGCGTGGCCATGGGCCTGCGTCAGCGCTTCCTGGCCCAGCGCGTGATCGGCCTGGACGCCAGCATGGACGTGCTGCGCGAGGCCGAGGCGCTGGGACTGGTGGACGAGGTGCGCCCCAGTGCCGGCGAGTGGCTGCGCGGCGCCGATCTGGTGATCCTGGCGGCCCCGATGCGCGCCCTGATCCCGCTGGCGGGCGAACTGGCCCCCTTCCTGAACCCGGCGGCGCTGGTCACCGACGTGGGCAGCGTCAAGGGCGGCATTGCCGCCGAGATGGAGCGGCTGGGGGTCCGGAATTTCGTGGCCGGACACCCGATGGCAGGCAGCGAGCGCGGCGGGGTCACGCACGCCAACGCGGCGCTGCTGGAAAACGCCGTGTGGGTGCTGACCCCCACCGAACAGACGCCGCTGACCGCCCTGAGCCGCGCCCGCACCCTGGTCGAGGGCCTGGGGGCCGCCCCGGTGGTCATGCCGCCCGACGCGCACGACGCGCTGGTGGCGACGGTCAGCCACCTGCCTTACCTGGCGAGCCTGGCCCTGACCCACATGGTGGCCCGCGACGAGCGCCTGAGCCTGCTGGCCGCCGGAGGCTTCCGCGACCTGACCCGCGTGGCCAGCGGCGACCCGCGCATGAGCCGCGACATGGTGGTGGAGAACAAGGCGGCGCTGCGCGAGGCGCTCAGACGCTTCAGGTTTCAACTGGACCGCCTGGAGGCTGACCTGGAGGACCCCGAGGAACTGCTGGCCGCCGCCCACGAGGGCAAGCGCACCCGTGACAGCCTGCCGGTGGTGCGCCGCAGCCTGCTGCCGCAGAAATATGATCTGGTGGTGGCCGTGCCGGACAGGCCCAACCAGATCGGCCTCGTGACCCAGACGCTGGGGGCCGCCGGGGTCAACATCAAGGACATTGAAGTGCTGGCAATCCGCGAGGAGGGCGGGGCGCTGCGCCTGGGCCTGGAATCCACCGACGCCGTGGCGCAGGCCACCAGCATCCTGCGTGGCGTGGGCCTGGAGGTTCGCGGGCGGGGCTGA
- a CDS encoding acyltransferase, whose product MTQTRFPPSAEPEPQSLPPMREDPDFDPDVEGLIPPSEAEPGGADDTGLKLTAIDLFRGITILEVVAHHTSGLALRYAVPDTLSFMLLQMVNRTLHFAVPAFVFLSAVVLTRSLLKNFRPGRYFWRRLTRGAWPYLLWSALYIGWYVWTGQRPASTLTDPDKWLFYLQYGKASYHLYFLLVALEVYLVIPLLLPLARRRPPIGLALLFGAALQLGIYFLNREYLRLPFPASSVLWYMLPITVGAAVGARLDEFPAWWRKNRVFLIAAAALAYALYLPQALAYVRGEPVVSVVYSSLSWAYTTLMSLTVLGVAYSLQRLRQPWRVLLGTTGMFSLQIYLIHPALLQTLERMHAPGGDPLVFALTTVGYFLAALIVPALVALLLVDTRLSRLVFGR is encoded by the coding sequence ATGACCCAGACCCGTTTTCCCCCCTCCGCTGAGCCTGAGCCGCAGTCGCTGCCGCCCATGCGGGAGGATCCCGACTTCGACCCGGATGTCGAGGGACTGATTCCCCCGTCGGAGGCCGAACCCGGCGGCGCGGACGACACGGGCCTCAAACTGACCGCCATCGACCTGTTCCGTGGCATCACCATTCTGGAAGTGGTGGCCCACCACACCTCAGGCCTGGCCCTGCGCTACGCGGTGCCCGACACCCTGAGCTTCATGCTGCTGCAGATGGTCAACCGCACACTGCATTTCGCCGTGCCCGCGTTCGTATTTCTGTCGGCGGTGGTGCTGACCCGCAGCCTGCTGAAGAACTTCCGGCCCGGACGGTATTTCTGGCGGCGGCTGACGCGCGGGGCGTGGCCATACCTGCTGTGGAGCGCGCTGTACATCGGCTGGTACGTCTGGACCGGGCAGCGCCCGGCCAGCACCCTGACCGATCCCGACAAGTGGCTGTTCTACCTGCAGTACGGCAAGGCCAGCTACCACCTGTATTTCCTGCTGGTGGCGCTGGAGGTGTATCTGGTGATTCCGCTGCTGCTGCCGCTGGCCCGCCGCAGGCCCCCGATTGGGCTGGCCCTGCTATTCGGCGCGGCGCTGCAACTGGGCATCTATTTCCTGAACCGCGAGTACCTGCGCCTGCCCTTTCCGGCCAGCAGCGTGTTGTGGTACATGCTGCCCATCACGGTGGGCGCAGCGGTGGGCGCAAGGCTCGACGAATTCCCGGCGTGGTGGCGCAAAAACCGCGTGTTCCTGATCGCGGCGGCGGCGCTGGCCTACGCGCTGTACCTGCCGCAGGCGCTGGCCTACGTGCGCGGCGAGCCGGTGGTCAGCGTGGTGTACTCCAGCCTCAGCTGGGCCTACACCACGCTGATGTCCCTGACGGTGCTGGGGGTGGCCTACAGCCTGCAGCGCCTGCGGCAGCCCTGGCGGGTCTTGCTGGGGACCACCGGCATGTTCAGCCTGCAGATCTACCTGATTCACCCGGCCCTGCTGCAGACGCTGGAGCGCATGCACGCGCCGGGCGGAGACCCGCTGGTCTTTGCCCTGACCACCGTAGGCTACTTTCTGGCCGCCCTGATCGTGCCGGCTCTGGTGGCCCTGTTGCTGGTGGACACTCGCCTGAGCCGGCTCGTGTTCGGGCGGTGA
- a CDS encoding alpha/beta hydrolase family protein has product MSRFLFLIAVLALGVSPVAGAAAPPRTPTGTLAQPVDWLPLGQPGRESLLRIPDSCTYLPCPLVVVSHPRNQSAARLRDSDTFQVLTDTLLASHFAVLLSGDGGPTTWGSPQALKEVGKVHAAALKRFAWNGHTYALGISMGGLMALRSALPGSPYRVDGVALIDAWTDLRAAWNASASRRAEISAAYGLQGEPPPSLDPLMQTFKAPYLPLFVAASVSDGTVPALTNGERLFPHASLGSSEFVSLSGPHLGGNRFTREMAQRLVGFYKRLEDRVAMK; this is encoded by the coding sequence GTGAGTCGGTTTCTTTTCCTGATTGCGGTCCTGGCCCTGGGCGTTTCCCCGGTGGCGGGGGCCGCCGCACCGCCGCGGACCCCCACCGGCACGCTGGCCCAGCCGGTCGACTGGCTGCCGCTGGGTCAGCCGGGGCGCGAGTCGTTGCTGCGCATTCCAGACAGCTGTACCTACCTGCCCTGCCCGCTGGTGGTGGTCTCGCACCCCCGCAACCAGAGCGCGGCGCGGCTGCGCGACAGTGACACCTTCCAGGTTCTGACCGACACCCTGCTGGCCTCGCACTTCGCGGTGCTGCTCAGCGGCGACGGTGGCCCCACCACCTGGGGCAGCCCCCAGGCCCTCAAGGAGGTGGGCAAGGTGCACGCTGCGGCCCTCAAGCGCTTTGCCTGGAACGGCCACACCTACGCGCTGGGCATCAGCATGGGCGGCCTGATGGCGCTGCGCAGCGCCCTGCCCGGCAGCCCCTACCGCGTGGATGGCGTGGCCCTGATCGACGCCTGGACCGATCTGCGGGCGGCCTGGAACGCCTCGGCCAGCCGCCGTGCCGAGATCAGCGCGGCCTACGGCCTGCAGGGCGAGCCGCCGCCCAGCCTGGACCCCCTGATGCAGACCTTCAAGGCGCCCTACCTGCCGCTGTTCGTGGCCGCCAGCGTCAGCGACGGCACGGTTCCGGCCCTGACCAACGGTGAACGCCTGTTTCCGCACGCCTCCCTGGGCAGCAGCGAATTCGTGTCGCTGAGCGGTCCGCACCTGGGCGGCAACCGCTTCACGCGGGAGATGGCGCAGCGGCTGGTGGGCTTTTACAAACGGCTGGAAGACCGCGTGGCGATGAAATAG
- a CDS encoding arginine--tRNA ligase — protein sequence MNLKAQLKTAVEAAAQQMGAAVDAAIQETPAGKAGDYGTPAAFLIAKAVGGNPAQVAAQLAQTVQLPAGIRKVEAAGPFLNFFVDVGAFVRGVVERPFEMPRLSGKVVIEHTSVNPNKELHVGHLRNVVLGDSMARIFRAAGHTVEVQNYIDDTGRQAAESIFAVGHYGLKWDGVQKYDHWLGEGYVRLNADPAKAELEPGIREIMHRLEAGELRAEVEKVVHAHLDTCFRLGARYDLLNWESDVVGSGFLSKAMTILKDSKYTSYPNEGKYAGAFVMDVSEFMPGLEEPQVVLIRTDGTAMYAAKDIGYQFWKFGLFEGMKFRPFTADPEGHTVWTSAPDGQPDTEKRFGHAEEVINVIDSRQDHPQTVVRSSLGVAGHSGMKERSVHLSYAFVTLEGQTISGRKGVTVSADAAMDEAQKRALIELAKVNPELGAQDGADEIARRIGLGAIRFAMLKAEPTRKIDFRWEQALALNGDTAPYIQYAAVRAANILRRGQEAGFAVGGTGADWDMVPDLDLTLAKQVAKLPEVVAQSVRVHSPHVVAQYALDLATSFNAWYNAKDRQGKPATNVLQSEEGLREARLALVARLRQAFEETLDLIGIEVPAAM from the coding sequence ATGAACCTCAAGGCACAGCTCAAAACCGCCGTGGAAGCCGCGGCCCAGCAGATGGGCGCGGCGGTGGACGCCGCAATTCAGGAAACCCCGGCAGGCAAGGCGGGCGATTACGGCACCCCCGCCGCCTTTCTGATTGCCAAGGCGGTGGGCGGCAATCCCGCGCAGGTCGCCGCGCAGCTGGCCCAGACGGTGCAACTGCCCGCGGGCATCCGGAAGGTCGAGGCGGCGGGGCCGTTCCTGAACTTCTTCGTGGACGTGGGCGCGTTCGTGCGCGGTGTGGTGGAGCGTCCCTTCGAGATGCCCCGCCTGAGCGGCAAGGTGGTGATCGAGCACACCTCGGTCAACCCCAACAAGGAGTTGCACGTCGGGCACCTGCGGAACGTGGTGCTGGGCGACAGCATGGCCCGCATCTTCCGCGCCGCCGGGCATACCGTGGAAGTGCAGAATTACATCGACGACACCGGGCGTCAGGCTGCCGAATCCATCTTTGCGGTGGGGCATTACGGCCTGAAGTGGGACGGCGTGCAGAAGTACGACCACTGGCTGGGCGAGGGCTACGTGCGCCTGAACGCCGATCCGGCCAAGGCGGAGCTGGAACCCGGCATCCGCGAGATCATGCACCGCCTGGAGGCCGGGGAACTGCGTGCAGAGGTGGAGAAGGTGGTGCATGCCCACCTGGACACCTGCTTTCGCCTGGGCGCCCGCTACGACCTGCTGAACTGGGAGTCCGACGTGGTGGGCAGCGGGTTTCTCAGCAAGGCCATGACCATCCTGAAGGACAGCAAATACACGTCCTACCCCAACGAGGGCAAGTACGCCGGGGCCTTTGTGATGGACGTGTCCGAGTTCATGCCAGGGCTGGAAGAGCCGCAGGTCGTGCTGATCCGCACCGATGGCACGGCCATGTACGCCGCCAAGGACATCGGCTACCAGTTCTGGAAGTTCGGGCTGTTCGAGGGCATGAAATTCAGGCCCTTCACGGCCGACCCCGAGGGCCACACGGTCTGGACCAGTGCGCCGGACGGTCAGCCGGACACGGAGAAGCGCTTCGGACACGCCGAGGAAGTGATCAACGTGATCGACTCGCGCCAGGACCACCCGCAGACCGTGGTCCGCAGTTCGCTGGGCGTGGCCGGCCACAGTGGGATGAAGGAGCGCAGCGTCCACCTGTCGTACGCCTTCGTCACCCTGGAAGGCCAGACCATCAGTGGGCGCAAGGGCGTGACCGTCAGCGCCGACGCCGCGATGGACGAGGCGCAGAAACGCGCCCTGATCGAGCTGGCGAAGGTCAATCCCGAACTGGGCGCGCAGGACGGGGCCGACGAGATTGCCCGCCGCATCGGCCTGGGCGCGATCCGCTTTGCCATGCTCAAGGCCGAGCCGACGCGCAAGATCGACTTCCGCTGGGAGCAGGCGCTGGCCCTGAACGGCGACACCGCGCCGTACATCCAGTACGCCGCCGTCCGCGCCGCCAACATTCTCCGCCGGGGGCAGGAGGCAGGCTTTGCCGTGGGCGGCACTGGGGCCGACTGGGACATGGTGCCGGACCTTGATCTCACTCTGGCCAAGCAGGTGGCAAAGCTGCCCGAGGTTGTCGCCCAGAGCGTGCGCGTTCACTCGCCGCATGTGGTGGCGCAGTACGCGCTGGACCTGGCCACCTCGTTTAACGCGTGGTACAACGCCAAGGACCGGCAGGGCAAACCCGCCACCAACGTCTTGCAATCCGAGGAGGGACTGCGTGAGGCCCGGCTGGCGCTGGTGGCCCGTCTGCGTCAGGCCTTCGAGGAAACGCTGGACCTGATCGGCATCGAGGTTCCGGCGGCGATGTGA
- a CDS encoding glycosyltransferase family 2 protein: protein MPELPTSEAPSVAVVIPAYNEADTVADVVRVALQLTPQVVVASDGSDDNTAAVARAAGARVVELAENTGKGAALASALAATAAEYIVMLDADLTGLTLDHLRRMLRPVISGDLDMCIGVFEGGGFVTDWGNKLTPNLSGQRVCRRDWLIAVPHLGEERWPEPAITRHLKSTGARWDYVELPQVGQVLKEKKRGFWNGAWARTRMYADLLTFRARRKRP, encoded by the coding sequence ATGCCTGAGCTGCCCACCTCTGAGGCCCCGTCCGTGGCGGTGGTCATTCCGGCCTACAACGAGGCCGACACGGTGGCGGACGTGGTGCGCGTGGCGCTGCAGCTCACGCCGCAGGTGGTGGTGGCCTCTGACGGCAGTGACGACAACACGGCCGCGGTGGCGCGTGCGGCGGGGGCCAGGGTGGTGGAACTGGCCGAGAACACCGGCAAGGGCGCGGCCCTGGCCTCGGCGCTGGCCGCCACCGCCGCCGAGTACATCGTGATGCTGGACGCCGATCTGACCGGGCTGACGCTGGACCATCTGCGGCGCATGCTGCGCCCGGTGATCAGCGGGGACCTGGACATGTGCATCGGCGTGTTTGAGGGCGGCGGCTTTGTCACCGACTGGGGCAACAAACTGACGCCCAACCTGAGCGGGCAGCGGGTCTGCCGCCGCGACTGGCTGATCGCCGTACCGCACCTGGGCGAGGAACGCTGGCCCGAACCGGCCATCACCCGCCACCTGAAAAGCACCGGGGCGCGCTGGGATTACGTGGAGTTGCCGCAGGTGGGACAGGTCTTGAAGGAAAAGAAGCGCGGCTTCTGGAACGGCGCGTGGGCCAGAACCCGCATGTACGCCGACCTGCTGACCTTCCGGGCGCGGCGCAAGAGACCGTGA